From Streptomyces sp. NBC_01754, a single genomic window includes:
- a CDS encoding pyruvate carboxylase, translated as MFEKVLVANRGEIAIRAFRAAFELGVSTVAVYPHEDRNSLHRAKADEAYRIGEPGHPVRAYLSVDEVIRAARKAGADAVYPGYGFMSENPELAAACSEAGITFVGPPAPVLNLTGNKARAVAAAREAGVPVLKSSAPSEDVDTLVAASRDIGFPVFVKAVAGGGGRGMRRVAEAAELRESIDAAMREARSAFGDATVFLEQAVIDPRHIEVQILADAEGNVVHLYERDCSVQRRHQKVVEIAPAPNLDPELRDRICADAVAFARHIGYVNAGTVEFLVDGRGHHVFIEMNPRIQVEHTVTEQVTGRDLVIAQLRVAAGRTLPELRLTQEDITLNGTALQCRITTEDPANGFRPDTGTISAYRSPGGPGVRLDGGTVHTGAEVSAHFDSMLVKLTCHGHDFDNAARRARRAIAEFRIRGVATNLPFLGAVLNQPDFRAGRITTSFIGEHPELIRARPSADRGSRMLSYLAETTVNRPYGPRPAVIDPTDKLPAAPPGTPPPGSRQRLAALGPEAFAAELRAQPAVAVTDTTFRDAHQSLLATRVRTRDLLAVAPLVARTVPRLLSVECWGGATYDVALRFLAEDPWERLAALREAVPNICTQMLLRGRNTVGYTPYPTEVTEAFVAEAAATGMDIFRIFDALNDVSQMRPAIDAVRATGTAVAEVALCYTADLSDPAESLYTLDYYLRLAEQIVEAGAHVLAVKDMAGLLRPPAARTLVTALRERFDLPVHLHTHDTAGGQLATLIAAVDAGVDAVDAAVASMAGTTSQPPMSALVAATDHTERATGLSLQAVGDLEPYWEATRKVYAPFESGLASPTGRIYHHEIPGGQLSNLRQQAIALGLGDRFELIEDCYAAADRMLGRLVKVTPSSKVVGDLALHLVGAGVEAADFEADPGRFDVPDSVIGFLRGELGDPPGGWPEPFRTRALHGRPERARAPHLTDEDREDLERSPRETLNRLLFPGPTKEFTAHREAYGDTSVLPTRDFLYGLETETEHTVTLEPGVTLLIELEAISEADERGYRSVLATLNGQLRPVSVRDKSVATDVKAAEKADRGNEGHVAAPFAGVVTVQVEEGAPVTAGQTVATIEAMKMEAAITAQTAGTVRRLAIGRVQQVEAGDLLIEVG; from the coding sequence ATGTTCGAGAAGGTATTGGTCGCCAACCGGGGAGAGATCGCGATCCGCGCCTTCCGCGCGGCGTTCGAGCTCGGAGTCTCGACGGTGGCCGTGTACCCCCACGAGGACCGCAACTCCCTGCACCGCGCCAAGGCCGACGAGGCCTACCGGATCGGGGAGCCGGGACATCCGGTGCGGGCCTATCTCTCGGTGGACGAGGTGATCAGGGCAGCCCGGAAGGCGGGAGCGGACGCCGTCTACCCGGGGTACGGGTTCATGTCGGAGAACCCGGAGCTCGCGGCGGCCTGCTCCGAGGCCGGCATCACCTTCGTCGGGCCGCCCGCGCCGGTGCTGAACCTGACCGGGAACAAGGCCCGCGCGGTCGCGGCCGCCCGGGAGGCGGGTGTACCGGTGCTGAAGTCCTCCGCACCGTCCGAGGACGTCGACACGCTCGTCGCCGCCTCGCGGGACATCGGGTTCCCGGTCTTCGTCAAGGCCGTCGCCGGGGGCGGCGGACGCGGGATGCGCCGCGTCGCCGAGGCGGCCGAGCTGCGCGAGTCGATCGACGCGGCGATGCGGGAGGCGCGCTCCGCGTTCGGCGACGCGACGGTCTTCCTCGAGCAAGCGGTGATCGACCCCCGCCACATCGAGGTGCAGATCCTCGCGGACGCCGAGGGCAACGTCGTCCACCTCTACGAACGGGACTGCTCGGTGCAGCGACGCCACCAGAAGGTCGTGGAGATCGCGCCCGCCCCGAACCTCGACCCGGAACTGCGGGACCGGATCTGCGCCGACGCCGTCGCCTTCGCGCGCCACATCGGCTATGTGAACGCGGGCACCGTCGAGTTCCTCGTCGACGGGCGCGGCCACCACGTCTTCATCGAGATGAACCCGCGCATCCAGGTCGAGCACACCGTGACCGAACAGGTCACCGGGCGCGACCTGGTCATCGCGCAGCTGCGCGTCGCCGCCGGCCGGACCCTGCCGGAACTGCGCCTCACCCAGGAGGACATCACCCTCAACGGCACGGCCCTCCAGTGCCGGATCACCACCGAGGACCCCGCCAACGGCTTCCGGCCCGACACCGGCACCATCTCCGCCTACCGCTCGCCCGGCGGGCCGGGCGTCCGGCTGGACGGCGGCACGGTCCACACCGGAGCGGAGGTCTCCGCGCACTTCGACTCGATGCTGGTCAAGCTCACCTGCCACGGCCACGACTTCGACAACGCGGCCCGCCGGGCACGCCGGGCCATCGCGGAGTTCCGTATCCGCGGGGTGGCCACCAACCTGCCCTTCCTGGGGGCGGTGCTGAACCAGCCGGACTTCCGGGCCGGGCGCATCACGACCAGCTTCATCGGGGAGCATCCGGAGCTGATCCGGGCGCGCCCGTCGGCCGACCGCGGCAGCCGGATGCTCAGCTACCTCGCCGAGACCACCGTGAACCGGCCCTACGGCCCGCGCCCCGCCGTCATCGACCCCACCGACAAGCTGCCCGCCGCACCGCCCGGCACCCCGCCGCCCGGGTCCCGGCAGCGGCTCGCGGCCCTGGGGCCGGAGGCCTTCGCCGCCGAGCTGCGCGCCCAGCCGGCCGTCGCCGTCACCGACACGACGTTCCGCGACGCCCACCAGTCCCTCCTGGCGACCCGGGTGCGGACCCGGGACCTGCTGGCGGTGGCCCCGCTCGTCGCACGGACCGTGCCGCGGCTGCTGAGCGTCGAGTGCTGGGGCGGCGCCACCTACGACGTGGCGCTGCGCTTCCTGGCCGAGGACCCCTGGGAACGGCTGGCGGCGCTCCGTGAGGCGGTGCCCAACATCTGTACGCAGATGCTGCTGCGCGGCCGCAACACCGTCGGCTACACGCCCTACCCCACCGAGGTCACCGAGGCGTTCGTCGCGGAGGCGGCCGCCACCGGGATGGACATCTTCCGGATCTTCGACGCGCTCAACGACGTGTCCCAGATGCGGCCGGCGATCGACGCCGTGCGCGCCACCGGTACCGCGGTCGCCGAGGTCGCCCTCTGCTACACGGCCGATCTCTCCGACCCCGCCGAGTCCCTCTACACACTGGACTACTATCTGCGGCTCGCCGAGCAGATCGTGGAGGCGGGCGCCCATGTGCTCGCCGTCAAGGACATGGCCGGGCTGCTGCGGCCGCCCGCCGCCCGCACCCTGGTCACCGCACTGCGCGAACGCTTCGACCTGCCGGTCCACCTGCACACCCACGACACCGCGGGCGGCCAGCTCGCCACGCTGATCGCCGCCGTCGACGCGGGGGTGGACGCGGTCGACGCGGCGGTCGCCTCGATGGCCGGCACCACCAGCCAGCCCCCGATGTCGGCGCTGGTCGCCGCCACCGACCACACCGAGCGCGCGACCGGCCTCTCGCTCCAGGCCGTCGGCGACCTGGAACCGTACTGGGAGGCGACCCGCAAGGTCTACGCGCCCTTCGAGTCGGGCCTCGCCTCCCCGACCGGCCGGATCTACCACCACGAGATCCCCGGGGGCCAGCTCTCCAACCTCCGCCAGCAGGCCATCGCCCTCGGTCTGGGCGACCGCTTCGAACTCATCGAGGACTGCTACGCCGCGGCCGACCGCATGCTGGGCCGGCTGGTCAAGGTGACCCCCTCCTCGAAGGTGGTCGGCGACCTCGCGCTGCATCTGGTGGGCGCCGGAGTGGAGGCGGCGGACTTCGAGGCGGACCCCGGCAGGTTCGACGTACCGGACTCCGTGATCGGGTTCCTCCGCGGCGAGCTGGGTGACCCGCCCGGCGGCTGGCCCGAGCCGTTCCGGACCCGGGCGCTCCACGGCCGCCCGGAGAGGGCGCGGGCACCACACCTGACGGACGAGGACCGAGAGGACTTGGAGCGGTCACCGCGCGAGACGCTCAACCGGCTCCTCTTCCCCGGCCCCACCAAGGAGTTCACGGCCCACCGGGAGGCGTACGGGGACACCTCCGTCCTGCCGACGCGGGACTTCCTGTACGGGCTGGAGACGGAGACCGAGCACACCGTCACGCTGGAGCCCGGTGTCACGCTGCTGATCGAGCTGGAGGCGATCTCGGAGGCCGACGAGCGCGGCTACCGCAGCGTCCTGGCCACGCTCAACGGGCAGCTGCGCCCCGTGTCGGTACGCGACAAGTCGGTGGCCACGGACGTCAAGGCGGCCGAGAAGGCGGACCGCGGCAACGAGGGCCACGTCGCGGCCCCGTTCGCCGGGGTCGTCACGGTGCAGGTGGAGGAAGGCGCTCCGGTGACGGCCGGTCAGACGGTCGCCACCATCGAGGCGATGAAGATGGAGGCGGCGATCACCGCCCAGACGGCGGGGACGGTACGGCGTCTGGCGATCGGCAGGGTCCAGCAGGTCGAGGCGGGTGACCTGCTGATCGAGGTCGGCTGA
- a CDS encoding LysM peptidoglycan-binding domain-containing protein: protein MPAKGKYRRSRTSSLTRGIIAVSTGALVLPVIGATGAFAAPAQPVAAERASASTAVSGKEIAGKDSEASTYSVILGDSLAKIARDHSVSGGWEGLYKDNRKAVGGNPDLIHPGLKLVIGAKADKAAEAEGKAAEKTGSGHADESARAERSADRADRSERTSTETVAQGAPLAATVEAAPVAYANNLDGWIRESLAVMAQHGIPGTYEGIHRNVIRESSGNPLAINNWDINAINGVPSKGLLQVIDPTFQAYHVPGTSMDSYDPVANITAACNYAADRYGSIDNVFGAY from the coding sequence ATGCCCGCAAAGGGTAAGTACCGTCGTTCCAGGACCAGTTCTCTGACCCGCGGCATCATCGCCGTGAGCACCGGGGCCCTCGTCCTCCCCGTGATCGGTGCGACCGGGGCCTTCGCCGCTCCGGCACAGCCGGTCGCTGCCGAAAGGGCGTCGGCCTCGACTGCCGTATCCGGCAAGGAAATCGCCGGAAAGGACTCCGAGGCCTCCACCTATTCCGTGATCTTGGGCGATTCCCTCGCCAAGATCGCGCGTGACCATTCCGTCAGCGGTGGCTGGGAGGGGCTGTACAAGGACAACCGAAAGGCTGTCGGCGGCAATCCCGATCTGATTCACCCGGGGCTGAAGCTGGTCATCGGCGCCAAGGCGGACAAGGCCGCCGAGGCCGAGGGCAAGGCTGCGGAGAAGACCGGTTCCGGTCATGCGGACGAGTCGGCACGCGCCGAGCGGAGCGCGGACCGCGCCGACCGTTCGGAGCGCACGAGCACCGAGACCGTCGCCCAGGGCGCCCCGCTCGCCGCCACGGTGGAGGCCGCCCCGGTCGCGTACGCCAACAACCTCGACGGCTGGATCAGGGAGTCGCTGGCGGTCATGGCCCAGCACGGGATCCCCGGCACCTACGAGGGCATCCACCGCAACGTCATACGTGAGTCCTCCGGCAACCCGCTGGCCATCAACAACTGGGACATCAACGCGATCAACGGCGTGCCGTCCAAGGGCCTGCTCCAGGTCATCGACCCGACCTTCCAGGCCTACCACGTGCCCGGGACGTCGATGGACAGCTACGACCCGGTCGCCAACATCACGGCCGCGTGCAACTACGCCGCCGACCGCTACGGCTCGATCGACAACGTCTTCGGGGCGTACTGA
- a CDS encoding SIS domain-containing protein produces MSHVETETADQPACWRRAARIAAEPAVALPAAGERVAIVGCGTSYYIAQAYAALREGSGQGESDAFAASEFPFGRTYDRVVALTRSGTTTEVLELLTRLRGGTRTVAVTADPATPVPETADDVVVLDFADERSVVQTRFATTALTLFRAHLGLHDDAVVRDAETALAEPLPEGLLECTQFSFLGRGWTVGLANEAALKMKEASLSWTESYPAMEYRHGPISIATTGTATWMFGAPPEGLPEQVRATGARWVESGLDPLAELVRVQRLAIARAVARGLDPDLPRHLSRSVVLAPGD; encoded by the coding sequence ATGTCCCATGTCGAGACCGAGACAGCCGATCAGCCCGCCTGCTGGCGCCGAGCCGCGCGGATCGCGGCCGAACCGGCGGTGGCCCTCCCCGCCGCCGGTGAGCGCGTCGCCATCGTCGGCTGCGGAACGTCGTACTACATCGCCCAGGCCTACGCGGCGCTCCGCGAGGGCTCCGGCCAGGGCGAGTCGGACGCCTTCGCCGCCTCGGAGTTCCCCTTCGGCCGCACGTACGACCGCGTGGTCGCCCTGACGCGCTCGGGAACCACGACCGAGGTGCTCGAACTGCTGACCCGGCTGCGCGGCGGCACGCGGACGGTCGCGGTGACCGCCGACCCGGCGACGCCGGTGCCGGAGACCGCCGACGACGTGGTGGTGCTCGACTTCGCCGACGAACGGTCGGTCGTACAGACACGGTTCGCCACGACCGCCCTGACCCTGTTCCGCGCCCATCTCGGGCTGCACGACGACGCGGTGGTACGGGACGCGGAGACCGCGCTGGCCGAGCCGCTGCCCGAAGGCCTGCTGGAGTGCACCCAGTTCAGCTTCCTGGGGCGCGGCTGGACGGTGGGGCTCGCCAACGAGGCGGCGCTCAAGATGAAGGAGGCGTCCCTGTCCTGGACCGAGTCGTACCCGGCGATGGAGTACCGGCACGGTCCGATCAGCATCGCGACGACCGGGACGGCGACGTGGATGTTCGGGGCGCCTCCTGAGGGACTCCCGGAGCAGGTGCGGGCCACGGGTGCCCGCTGGGTGGAGAGCGGCCTGGACCCGCTGGCCGAGCTGGTGCGGGTCCAGCGGCTGGCGATCGCCCGGGCGGTGGCGCGGGGCCTCGACCCGGACCTCCCGAGGCATCTGAGCCGCTCGGTGGTCCTCGCCCCCGGCGACTGA
- a CDS encoding MBL fold metallo-hydrolase yields MSIRGGDVVDLGAGLYAWLPPDRGWGLANCGLLVSPRGALWIDTPYDPVLARQFLAESEKRLPGGVTVDRVVVTHANGDHFWGAGVLPDAEIIVTREAREHLHYDPTPQQQHALVTGSDPATPLGAYLSRHFGAFDWSSTEPVRPTTYFTGELELTVGEYAVQITALPPAHTTGDLIVHLPSQRTVFSGDVIFSSSPDRPGDHPVHWAGPLSNVIAACERVLATGAEVIVPGHGPVLDRAGVREHIGYLSYVRERAHALHAAGVPATEAARRVIAEGRYPALGLPERLVVTVGSEYRHLDGSDMPGVLQVMSEVAAVAHEVEQAPAVGGAE; encoded by the coding sequence ATGTCGATCAGGGGTGGGGACGTCGTCGATCTGGGCGCGGGCTTGTACGCCTGGCTGCCCCCGGACCGTGGCTGGGGGCTCGCCAACTGCGGCCTGTTGGTCTCCCCGCGCGGGGCGCTCTGGATCGACACCCCGTACGACCCGGTGCTCGCCCGGCAGTTCCTCGCCGAGAGCGAGAAGCGGTTGCCCGGCGGCGTGACCGTCGACCGCGTCGTCGTCACCCACGCCAACGGCGATCACTTCTGGGGCGCCGGCGTGCTCCCGGACGCGGAGATCATCGTGACCCGCGAAGCCCGGGAACACCTCCACTACGACCCCACCCCGCAGCAGCAGCACGCGCTGGTGACCGGGAGCGACCCGGCCACACCGCTCGGCGCCTATCTCAGCCGCCACTTCGGCGCCTTCGACTGGTCGTCCACCGAACCCGTGCGGCCCACGACGTACTTCACCGGAGAGCTCGAACTGACCGTGGGGGAGTACGCGGTCCAGATCACCGCTCTGCCGCCCGCGCACACCACCGGTGACCTGATCGTCCATCTGCCGTCCCAGCGCACGGTGTTCAGCGGTGACGTCATCTTCTCCTCCAGCCCGGACCGGCCCGGCGACCACCCCGTGCACTGGGCAGGCCCCCTGAGCAACGTGATCGCGGCGTGCGAGCGGGTGCTGGCCACCGGCGCCGAGGTGATCGTGCCCGGCCACGGGCCGGTGCTCGACCGGGCCGGGGTGCGCGAGCACATCGGCTACCTCTCCTACGTACGCGAGCGCGCCCACGCCCTCCACGCGGCGGGTGTTCCCGCGACCGAGGCCGCCCGCCGGGTGATCGCCGAGGGCCGCTACCCGGCACTCGGACTGCCCGAGCGGCTGGTGGTGACCGTCGGGAGCGAGTACCGGCATCTCGACGGCTCGGACATGCCCGGCGTCCTGCAGGTCATGTCCGAGGTGGCGGCCGTCGCCCATGAGGTGGAGCAGGCCCCGGCCGTCGGCGGCGCCGAATGA
- a CDS encoding ATP-binding protein: MPWIVALAAVVAAIWYGSRAYQAGRDAYAASARAELADRQARAAEARTLALTEEIRQLAERRIPAAAVALSHRASPVPGLREAAEVEGDAARLLSEAVRAARTAILEERRRVDAAARAAMRGTSAKIQSLLNQSQHLLQELQHDFDDPRVLQLDFRNELALRRTQATAVLCDAWPGLARQNSPLVEIVLGAQSRVGGYERIKVANHLREERLALVARAAEPLAIALAELMANATAYSHPDTEVPVTVQQSAGRGALVLVDDAGIGMDDDALKRARALLAGPREVLLTELGDPPQTGFAVVGRLVARYGFSCHIEPSPYGGMRAMLRVPAHLLTVMSDDRTLSVLAPSPVRDPLAPGGAAAGDGAGKGGAVSGHAATGGDPDARSGDGVVGAPEPEEARPPADPAPAAPAGADSGDPVPDGTDAGDPAAGPTAGAPVPVSTGPRAPALPSRRRRARRPAGSGDAAAARTGDAAAEPALRTPEQAGASWTAFQQGTVSGRGATALPSSSSHDQGDDET, translated from the coding sequence ATGCCATGGATCGTGGCGCTGGCCGCCGTCGTCGCGGCGATCTGGTACGGATCACGTGCCTACCAGGCCGGACGTGACGCGTACGCGGCCTCGGCCCGCGCCGAACTGGCCGACCGCCAGGCGCGGGCCGCCGAGGCGCGGACCCTCGCCCTGACCGAGGAGATACGCCAGCTCGCCGAGAGGCGGATACCCGCCGCCGCCGTCGCCCTGTCCCACCGGGCCTCGCCCGTGCCGGGACTGCGGGAGGCGGCGGAGGTGGAGGGCGACGCCGCGCGTCTGCTGAGCGAGGCCGTCCGGGCCGCGCGTACGGCGATCCTCGAGGAACGGCGGAGGGTCGACGCGGCGGCCAGGGCGGCCATGCGCGGCACCTCCGCCAAGATCCAGTCGCTGCTCAACCAGTCCCAGCACCTCCTGCAAGAACTCCAGCACGATTTCGACGACCCGCGCGTCCTGCAACTCGACTTCCGCAACGAACTGGCACTGCGCCGGACCCAGGCCACCGCGGTGCTCTGCGACGCCTGGCCGGGGCTCGCCCGGCAGAACTCCCCCCTCGTGGAGATCGTGCTGGGCGCCCAGTCCCGGGTCGGCGGCTACGAGCGGATCAAGGTCGCCAACCATCTGCGTGAGGAGCGCCTGGCGCTGGTCGCCCGCGCCGCCGAGCCTCTGGCGATCGCGCTCGCCGAGCTGATGGCCAACGCCACCGCGTACTCGCATCCGGACACCGAGGTGCCGGTGACGGTCCAGCAGTCCGCGGGGCGCGGCGCGCTGGTCCTGGTGGACGACGCGGGGATCGGGATGGACGACGACGCGCTGAAGCGGGCCCGCGCACTGCTGGCCGGCCCCCGCGAGGTGCTGCTGACCGAGCTGGGGGACCCTCCGCAGACCGGCTTCGCGGTGGTGGGGAGGCTGGTGGCACGGTACGGCTTCAGCTGCCACATCGAGCCCTCGCCGTACGGGGGCATGCGGGCGATGCTGCGCGTACCGGCCCATCTGCTGACCGTGATGAGTGACGACCGTACCCTGTCCGTGCTTGCCCCGAGCCCCGTGCGCGACCCCCTGGCACCGGGCGGTGCGGCGGCCGGCGACGGTGCGGGCAAGGGCGGAGCCGTGAGCGGGCACGCGGCCACCGGTGGGGACCCGGACGCGCGGAGCGGAGACGGGGTGGTCGGCGCACCTGAGCCGGAGGAGGCCCGGCCTCCGGCGGATCCGGCCCCCGCCGCCCCGGCCGGCGCCGACTCCGGGGACCCCGTACCCGATGGGACCGACGCCGGGGATCCCGCCGCCGGCCCCACCGCCGGGGCCCCGGTCCCCGTGTCCACCGGACCGCGCGCGCCCGCCCTGCCGAGCCGGCGCCGCCGGGCCCGCAGGCCGGCCGGCTCCGGGGACGCCGCGGCCGCCCGGACCGGGGACGCGGCCGCCGAGCCCGCCCTGCGTACCCCCGAGCAGGCCGGCGCGTCCTGGACCGCCTTCCAGCAGGGCACCGTCAGCGGCAGGGGCGCGACCGCGCTCCCGTCATCCTCATCGCACGACCAAGGAGACGACGAGACGTGA
- a CDS encoding roadblock/LC7 domain-containing protein, whose translation MSATPTTGELAWVLTPLLELPGVQHAVVATGDGLVEGASPGLERASAERVAAMTATLHAAARAFTTAFTDVEAPRLAQTVVESELGFAVVVPAGKNTTLALFAAPDAHLGNIAYQMQVQVTALTRAMHAPARRPDAATRP comes from the coding sequence GTGAGCGCCACCCCTACCACCGGCGAACTCGCCTGGGTGCTGACCCCGCTGCTGGAACTCCCGGGCGTACAGCACGCGGTGGTCGCCACCGGCGACGGGCTCGTCGAGGGCGCCTCGCCCGGACTGGAACGTGCCTCCGCCGAACGCGTCGCCGCGATGACCGCCACGCTGCACGCGGCGGCCCGTGCCTTCACCACCGCCTTCACCGACGTGGAGGCACCGCGCCTGGCCCAGACGGTCGTGGAGTCCGAACTCGGCTTCGCCGTCGTCGTACCGGCGGGCAAGAACACCACCCTGGCCCTGTTCGCCGCGCCCGACGCGCACCTGGGCAACATCGCGTACCAGATGCAGGTGCAGGTCACCGCGCTCACCAGGGCGATGCACGCACCCGCCCGCCGACCGGACGCCGCCACCCGGCCATGA
- a CDS encoding DUF742 domain-containing protein, producing MTPGPGRRLIPAYLVTGGRSAPTGPVLDRLDVLLRTDAELPPDTGVEQRRLCELLDPGALTVIECAAHLDLPAGATVFLATDLVASGHLRARPPIPRAGAIDRSLVERLLVGLRTLH from the coding sequence ATGACCCCCGGCCCGGGCCGCCGCCTGATTCCCGCCTATCTGGTCACCGGGGGCCGCTCCGCGCCGACCGGCCCCGTGCTCGACCGGCTCGACGTGCTCCTGCGCACGGACGCGGAGCTGCCCCCGGACACGGGCGTGGAACAGCGCAGACTGTGCGAACTCCTGGATCCGGGAGCCCTCACCGTCATCGAGTGCGCCGCCCATCTGGACCTGCCGGCCGGCGCCACCGTCTTCCTGGCCACGGACCTCGTGGCCTCCGGACACCTGCGTGCCCGGCCACCGATACCCCGTGCCGGCGCGATCGACCGGTCGCTCGTCGAGAGGCTGCTCGTTGGACTCCGTACCCTCCACTGA